The Streptomyces sp. NBC_00775 genome includes the window GCGCGGGGAACTGCGCAATCTTTTAGGGGGGTCTGGGGGCGCAGCCCCCAGGAACGGATGGGACGGGTAGGGGCGGCGGGGGCGAGAAACGGCTACGCCAGCCCCGCCGTGGACAGCAGGTAAGCCGTCATCGGGTCATAGAACCGCGGACTCTTCACGTGGTCGTCCAGAGGAATCGTCACCTGGAGCGTGCCCTCGGCCTCCGCGAGGAACAGGGCGGGGTCGTTGCAGTCGGCGTACCCGATGGAGTCGAGGCCGAGCTGACCGGCGAAGCCGGCCCAGCCGTGGTCGGCGACGACCAGGTCGGGCAGCGGACGCCCCTCACGCTCAAGGCCGGTGAGAATCGCGCGCATCGGCTCACCCGAGTGGGTGTGCCACAACGTCGCACCGTGCTCAAGCACCGCGACATCGGCGAACTGGAAAACGTACCCTTCGTCCGTCTGCAGCCCGTCCGGGATGACGACGATCTCGCAACCGGCGGCACGCAAGGCGGCGGCGGTGGCCCGATGCACATCGAGCAGCCCACCGGGGTGCCCGGTGGCGAACAGCACCCGCTGCTCCCCGTCGGCGGCCTTGCGCAGCCGCCCCGCCGCCCGCTCCAGCGCGTCCACCGTCAGATCAGGGTCGATGGTGTCCTGCCCGTACCGGTACTCCGGGTCGTCGCTCACCCCGCACCGCTCCGCCATCACCGCGAGCACGTCCTGCTCGTCCGTCCAACGGTCACCGAGCTCCAGGCCGAGCCAGTAGTTGCGGTCGCCGTTCGCGAGCTTGCGGTAGTGGGAGAGGTTGTTCTCGCGGGGCGTGGCGACATCGCCCGCGATACGCGTCAGTACAAGGTGGTCGACAAGCTCGGCGCGGCTGGGAGTCCCGGGTATCGGCATGCCTCCCATTGTGCCGGTGCGCTCCGCCGGTCGGGCGGCAGTCCTGAACCGTGGGATGCGGGTCACTCGGGGGTACGGGACTGTCGCGGCCGATCCGTACAACGGGCCCCTCACCCCTCCCGCAGCGCGAACCACAACTCCATCCGCACATCCGGATCGTCGAGGTCCGACCCCAGCAACACCCCGCACCGCGCGATCCGTTGCCGCACCGTATTGCGGTGGACCGACAGTGCCACCGCCGTGCGGTCCCAACTGCCGTGCAGGGAGAGCCAGGTGCGGAGGGTCTCGGTGAGGGCCGGGGTCGTGGAGATCGGGGCGAGGAGGGTGCGGGCGTGGGCCTCGGCGTCGGCCGGGGGGACGAGGTCCGCGAGGGCGGGGCGCTCGCCGTGGCGGACGAGGGGTGCCCGGGTCGCGCGGGCGCGGGCCAGGGCGCGGGCCGCCTGGGTGTCGGCGGCCGCCCACTCGTGCGGGGCGACGGGCGCGCTGACCCCGCAGGTCCAGCCCGCCTGTGCGGTGGGCTCGCGGTCGCAGGGGACGAGGACGCGTACGACGTCGCCGCCCGCGTCGACCAGCGCGGAGCCCAGTGCCGCCCCCAGCGCGGACGCGGTGACGGCGTCCGGCGCGGGGCCGTCCCCGGCGGGGCGGGCGTGTACGACGACCCATCGCTCCCCGCCGAGGAGGGGCGCCACATCCTCCGGCGCGGCCCCGAGCAGCAGCCGCACCAGCGCCGCCGACCGCGCCGCCCCGCTGCCGCTCTGGTGCTCCCCGGTGAGGAGGGACAGGAGTACGGCGGCGACGGAGGCGATGGTGTGGTCACCCGGGTCACGGCGCGGCGCCCCGACGCCGAGCACGAAGCCCTGCCCGGCGCCGAGCGCGTAGGCGGCGAGGTGGACGCCGCCGACGGTGTCCGTCGCCGACGAGGGAACGGCTCCCTTCCCCTCCCCGGGCCGCACGACAGCGGCCAGCTCGGCGAGCGCCTCCACGGTGGACGCGTCCGCCACCCTCCCCGCCCCCGCCAGCTCCACCCCGTCCGGCCCGTACAGCACCGCCCAGCCCGCCACCCGCTGGGCCAGCTGCCGCAGCACCGCCGGTACGGGATCCGGGCGCGCCGCGGCCGCCGCCAGGCTCTGCTGGGCCTCCGTCACGCGGCGCAGCTCCGCCAGGCGGGCCTGGGCCATCAGCTGCCAGACCGCGCGGGCCACGCCCGAGAACGTCGTCTGGGGCGGGACCTCCAGGAGCGGGAGCCCGTACGCGTCGCAGGCCGCGACCAGCGCCCGCGGAACCGTGTCGTGGACCGGGGCCAGACCGAAGCCGAGGGCCGCGCCGCCGGCCGTCACGATCCGGGATACGTAGTCGTCGAAGTACGTGCCCGAGCCCGCCGCCTCGGGGATGTGGACCCCGGCGGTCAGCAGCAGCTCGCCGCCCAGCAGATACGGGTACGGGTCCGCCATCTCCGACGTGTGCGCCCAGTGGATCACCGTGTCCGGGTCGGAGGGGCCCGCGATCTGCTGCAGGGCCAGGTCCTCGCGGGCCAGCAGTGCCGAGAGTGGGACGGGCGGGGTCGGTGGTACTGCTGGTGCGGATGTGTCCGGCATGGTGGACGTTCCCTCCATCCCGCTCGGCTCGAATGGATGAAACGTACACTTCGCAGTCGCTTTCCGGCCACTTAGTGTCAGTCCCGACCGGCAGCCGCGGGTACGGGCGGATGTCCCCGCGATCAGTTGCCGGCTCGTCCCCACACCACCTGCACGACACGCCACCGAGCGCGCGGAGGAGCCCCCATGGCCGTCGACTACACAGTGATCGTCGTCTATCTGGCCGGCATGCTGGCCATGGGCTGGTGGGGCATGCGCCGCGCCAAGTCCAAGAGCGAGTTCCTCGTCGCGGGGCGGCGCCTCGGGCCCGCGATGTACTCCGGCACCATGGCCGCCATCGTCCTCGGCGGCGCGTCCACCATCGGCGGCGTCGGGCTCGGCTACCAGTACGGGCTCTCCGGCGCCTGGATGGTGTTCACCATCGGCCTCGGGCTCCTCGCCCTCTCCGTCTTCTTCTCCGCCCGCATCGCCCGCCTGAAGGTCTACACCGTCTCCGAGATGCTGGACCTCCGCTACGGCGGCCGGGCCGGTGTCATCTCCGGTGTCGTCATGTGGGCGTACACCCTGATGCTGGCGGTCACCTCGACCATCGCGTACGCCACGATCTTCGACGTCCTCTTCGACATGAACCGGACGCTCGCGATCGTCCTCGGCGGCTCGATCGTCGTCGCGTACTCGACGCTCGGCGGCATGTGGTCGATCACCCTCACCGACATGGTGCAGTTCGTCGTCAAGACCGTCGGTGTGCTGCTGCTCCTGCTCCCCATAGCCGTCATCAAGGCCGGCGGGTTCAGTGAGATGAAGGCCAAGCTGCCCACCGAGTACTTCGACCCGCTGGG containing:
- a CDS encoding phosphatase — protein: MPIPGTPSRAELVDHLVLTRIAGDVATPRENNLSHYRKLANGDRNYWLGLELGDRWTDEQDVLAVMAERCGVSDDPEYRYGQDTIDPDLTVDALERAAGRLRKAADGEQRVLFATGHPGGLLDVHRATAAALRAAGCEIVVIPDGLQTDEGYVFQFADVAVLEHGATLWHTHSGEPMRAILTGLEREGRPLPDLVVADHGWAGFAGQLGLDSIGYADCNDPALFLAEAEGTLQVTIPLDDHVKSPRFYDPMTAYLLSTAGLA
- a CDS encoding PucR family transcriptional regulator, with translation MPDTSAPAVPPTPPVPLSALLAREDLALQQIAGPSDPDTVIHWAHTSEMADPYPYLLGGELLLTAGVHIPEAAGSGTYFDDYVSRIVTAGGAALGFGLAPVHDTVPRALVAACDAYGLPLLEVPPQTTFSGVARAVWQLMAQARLAELRRVTEAQQSLAAAAARPDPVPAVLRQLAQRVAGWAVLYGPDGVELAGAGRVADASTVEALAELAAVVRPGEGKGAVPSSATDTVGGVHLAAYALGAGQGFVLGVGAPRRDPGDHTIASVAAVLLSLLTGEHQSGSGAARSAALVRLLLGAAPEDVAPLLGGERWVVVHARPAGDGPAPDAVTASALGAALGSALVDAGGDVVRVLVPCDREPTAQAGWTCGVSAPVAPHEWAAADTQAARALARARATRAPLVRHGERPALADLVPPADAEAHARTLLAPISTTPALTETLRTWLSLHGSWDRTAVALSVHRNTVRQRIARCGVLLGSDLDDPDVRMELWFALREG